In Pelmatolapia mariae isolate MD_Pm_ZW linkage group LG2, Pm_UMD_F_2, whole genome shotgun sequence, one DNA window encodes the following:
- the mfsd14bb gene encoding hippocampus abundant transcript-like protein 1, whose product MMREKTATEASDMVLVRSSHGRSRARVTHAVVVIFLEFFAWGLLTTPMLTVLHETFPQHTFLMNGLVQGVKGFLSFLSAPLIGALSDIWGRKSFLLMTVFFTCAPIPFMRISPWWYFALISVSGIFAVTFSVIFAYVADITEEHERSTAYGLVSATFAASLVTSPAIGAYLSAQYGDSLVVLVATVIAVADIAFVFFVVPESLPDKMRLTSWGFPISWEQADPFASLRRVGKDTTVLLICVTVFLSYLPEAGQYSSFFLYLRQVIEFSPAAITGFIAMVGILSIVAQTVFFGVLMRTIGKKNTVLLGLAFQLFQLAWYGFGSEPWMMWAAGTVAAMSSITFPAISALVSHSASPDQQGVAQGMITGIRGLCNGLGPALYGFIFFLFNVELNEVEPMAGRSTASTQKLVVPGPPFLFGACSVIFALVVAFFIPERHQLAEVKTCTSNKAGSSSAAHAQNGSPLAVPVSDTEDLEPLLQDSVM is encoded by the exons CACGGCCGAAGCCGGGCCAGAGTGACTCACGCCGTGGTGGTGATCTTCTTGGAGTTCTTCGCGTGGGGCCTGCTCACCACGCCCATGCTGACC GTCCTGCACGAGACGTTTCCTCAGCACACCTTCCTGATGAACGGCCTGGTGCAGGGGGTCAAG GGTTTCCTGTCGTTTCTGTCAGCTCCTCTGATTGGTGCTCTGTCAGACATCTGGGGCAGGAAGTCCTTCCTCCTCATGACAGTGTTCTTCACCTGCGCCCCCATCCCCTTCATGAGGATCAGCCCCTG gtggtaTTTCGCTCTCATCTCAGTCTCCGGGATTTTCGCGGTGACCTTTTCGGTGATCTTTGCCTACGTCGCCGACATCACAGAGGAACACGAGAGGAGCACGGCCTACGGactg GTCTCAGCGACCTTCGCGGCCAGCCTGGTGACGAGTCCGGCCATCGGGGCCTACCTGTCTGCGCAGTACGGAGACAGCCTGGTGGTCCTTGTTGCCACGGTGATTGCTGTGGCAGATATTGCGTTCGTGTTCTTCGTCGTCCCCGAGTCGCTGCCAGACAAGATGAGGCTGACGTCCTGGGGGTTCCCCATCTCCTGGGAGCAGGCCGACCCCTTCGCC TCTCTGCGTCGGGTGGGGAAAGACACCACGGTGCTGCTGATCTGCGTCACCGTGTTCCTGTCCTACCTGCCTGAAGCCGGGCAGTACTCCAGCTTCTTCCTCTACCTGCGACAG GTGATCGAGTTTTCTCCGGCAGCCATCACCGGCTTCATCGCCATGGTGGGAATCCTCTCTATAGTCGCTCAG ACGGTCTTCTTCGGGGTTCTGATGAGGACCATCGGTAAGAAGAACACGGTTCTTCTCGGCCTGGCCTTTCAGCTGTTCCAGCTGGCCTGGTATGGCTTCGGCTCCGAGCCGTG GATGATGTGGGCAGCAGGAACTGTAGCAGCCATGTCTTCGATCACCTTCCCAGCAATCTCTGCTCTGGTGTCGCACAGCGCCTCACCCGACCAGCAAG GTGTGGCTCAGGGGATGATCACAGGTATCAGAGGCCTGTGCAATGGTTTGGGCCCGGCTCTCTACGGCTTCATCTTCTTCCTGTTCAACGTGGAGCTGAACGAAGTGGAGCCGATGGCAGGAAGATCCACAGCGAGCACACAG AAGCTGGTCGTCCCGGGCCCACCCTTCCTCTTCGGCGCGTGCAGCGTCATATTTGCTTTAGTCGTCGCCTTCTTCATCCCTGAGCGCCACCAGCTGGCCGAAGTCAAGACCTGCACCTCCAACAAGGCCGGCAGCAGCTCCGCCGCACACGCTCAGAACGGCAGCCCTCTCGCCGTGCCTGTCAGCGACACCGAGGACCTCGAGCCGCTGCTGCAGGACAGTGTCATGTGA